CGCCTGTTTCCTGGACTCCCTGGCCACCATGCACCTGCCCGGCTACGGATACGGCATCCACTACGAATACGGGCTGTTCAAGCAGGTCATCGAGAAGGGACGGCAGGTGGAGAAGCCCGACTACTGGATGGCCGACGGCATGCCCCTGCAACTGGAGCGCCGGGATCAGGCCGTTTTGGTGCCCATATACGGCCGGGTGGAGGACCACTATTTCCCCGACGGTTCCTTCTTGCCCACCTGGGTGGACTGGGAGGACATCGTGGGCGTACCCTACGACGTCCCCATTGTGGGGTTCGGGGGCAAGACCGTGGTCCTTTTGCGTCTTTTTGCGGCCAAGGCCTCGGAAAGCTTCGACATGCAGATCTTCGACCAGGGCGACTACATCAAGTCCATCCATCAAAAGGTCTACTCCGAGCTGGTCTCCAAGATCCTGTATCCCAGCGAATCCATCTCCTTCGGGCGCGAATTGCGCCTGGTCCAGGAATATTTTCTGGTGTTCTGCTCCATCCGCGACATCACCCGGCGTTTTCTCAAACAGAACAGAAATATCGACGAATTTCCCAACTACGTGGCCATCCAGCTCAACGACACCCACCCGGCCCTGTCCGTGGCCGAGCTCATGCGGGTGTTCGTGGACGAACGCCGCCTGCCCTGGGAGCGGGCCTGGGAGCTGACCAACCGCACCCTGGCCTTCACCAACCACACGCTCATGCCCGAATCGCTGGAGATGTGGCCCGTGGAGCTCATGCAGAAGGTGCTGCCCCGCCATCTCCAGATCATCTACGAGATCAACCGGCGCTTTTTGCAGCAGGTGGAACTGACCTTTCCCGGCGACGTGAACCGTCTGCGCCGCATGTCGGTCATCGAGGAGACGCCGGTCAAACAGGTGCGCATGGCCAATCTGGCCGTGGTGGGTTCGCATTCGGTCAACGGGGTGTCGGCCCTGCACTCGGAACTGGTCAAGACGCGCCTTTTCCCCGACTACCACGCCCTGTGGCCGAAAAAATTCAACAACAAGACCAACGGGATCACCCCCAGGCGGTGGCTGTACAAGGCCAACCCCTCCCTGGCCACCCTGATTTCCGACGCCCTGGGCGAGGGTTGGGTCACCGACCTGGACCAGTTGCGCGGCCTGGAACCCCTGGCGGACGACCCGGCCTTCGCCGACGCCGTGGCCAAGGTCAAACGCGGCAACAAGGCCCTTTTGGCCCACTACATCGTCTCCACCACCGGCATCACCGTGTCCCCCGACGCTGCCTTCGACATCCAGGCCAAGCGCATCCACGAATACAAGCGGCAACTCCTCAACCTCATGGGCATCATCCTGCAATACCTGCGCATCGTGGAGGACGGGATCGTTCCCCCGTCGCCTGCGGTCTACGTGTTCGCCGGAAAGGCCGCGCCGGGATACTTCGAGGCCAAGGAGATCATCCGGCTGATTTTGGCCGTGGGCCAGACCATCAACCGCGACAAGCGGGCGGCGGACCTCCTCAAGGTGGTCTTCGCCGCCGACTACCGGGTATCCGTGGCTGAAAAGCTGGTGCCCGCCGCCGACATCAGCGAGCAGATCTCCACGGCCGGGACCGAGGCCTCGGGCACCGGCAACATGAAGTTCTCCTTAAACGGCGCGCTGACCGTGGGCACCCTCGACGGGGCCAACATCGAAATACGCCAGGCCGTGGGCCCGGAAAACTTCTACCTCTTCGGCCTGACCACCCCCGAGGTGGAGGACATGCTGTCGCGCGGGGCCTACAACCCCTGGGACTACCACGCCGCGCACCCCGAGATTCGCCGGGTGCTCGACGCCCTGTCCGCCGGGCGCTTCACCCCGGGCGACCCCGGGGCGTTCCACTGGCTGCACGACAAGCTCCTGTCCCCCAACGAACGCTACCTGCATCTGGCGGATTTCATGGCCTACGTACGGACCAAGGACGACATGCTGCGGGACTACGCCGACACGCGGGCCTGGACCGCCAAATCCATCTTGAACACCGCCCGCATGGGGGTCTTCTCCAGCGACCGGACCATCGCGCAGTACGCCCGCGAAATCTGGGACATCCACCCCGTGCCGCCAGAAGACGCCAAATAACGCCTGCTGACGCCAAGGCGGCGGCGCAGGAAAAACCCCGCACGAATGAAAAGGCCCCGCCGCTGACGACGGGGCCTTTTCATACGCGAAAAAGGGAAGGGGCCTAGGACGCGGGCGCGGCCGGAGGCGGCGACGGCAATGAAGGCGTGGCCGGGGCCTCAGGGGCCTGCGGCGGCGTTGGCGTGTCCGCTGGCGGCGTCGCGGCCTCCGGCGCGGGCGCGGCGGCCGGGGGCGTGGCCTCGGCAGCCGGGGCGGCCGGGACGTCCGGCGTGGCAGGCGCAGCGTCAGACGCCGGACCTGCGGACGGCGCGGCAGGGGCCTGTCCCTTGGGCAGGTCGGCCTCGGGCAGGGTCAGATCACGTTCCCGGGGGGCCGTGGACTCCAGCGGCTCCGCAGACGACGGCTTCCCGTCCGGGGACGAGGCCGGGGAGCGCATCTCGCCGCCCTCGACCTCGAAAAGCGGCAGGTCGGCGATGATGATCTCCACCCGGCGGTTTTCCTGGCGACCTTCCGGGGTCTCGTTGGAGGCCACGGGCTGGTAGAAAGCCCGGCCCATGGCCGTGAACTGGGCCGGGTCCACCCCGTGGCGCTCGCTCACGTAGCGGATGACCGAGGAGGCCCGGGCCGTGGACAGCTCCCAGTTGGACGGAAAGACGAAGGAGCGGATGGGCACGTCGTCGGTATGGCCGACCACGAAAAACCGGCGGTCCTTGACCTTTTTCAGCACCTGCCCGACCTTGCCCAGGATGGACTGCCCCCGGGGGGTGATCTCGGCGCTGCCGGACACGAACAGCACCTTGTCCACGAAATTGATCTCGATTTTCTCCCGGAATCGGCGG
Above is a genomic segment from Desulfolutivibrio sulfodismutans DSM 3696 containing:
- a CDS encoding glycogen/starch/alpha-glucan phosphorylase — translated: MPPRLRHTQKDSTEKALKGSILDHLAHSLGKTYEERAPRSLATSLALSLRDRLVDRMLETRARFRAAGAKRMYYLSIEYLLGRCIGNNVCNMRLDEHVDKILSDLGVTIDEMRELERDPALGNGGLGRLAACFLDSLATMHLPGYGYGIHYEYGLFKQVIEKGRQVEKPDYWMADGMPLQLERRDQAVLVPIYGRVEDHYFPDGSFLPTWVDWEDIVGVPYDVPIVGFGGKTVVLLRLFAAKASESFDMQIFDQGDYIKSIHQKVYSELVSKILYPSESISFGRELRLVQEYFLVFCSIRDITRRFLKQNRNIDEFPNYVAIQLNDTHPALSVAELMRVFVDERRLPWERAWELTNRTLAFTNHTLMPESLEMWPVELMQKVLPRHLQIIYEINRRFLQQVELTFPGDVNRLRRMSVIEETPVKQVRMANLAVVGSHSVNGVSALHSELVKTRLFPDYHALWPKKFNNKTNGITPRRWLYKANPSLATLISDALGEGWVTDLDQLRGLEPLADDPAFADAVAKVKRGNKALLAHYIVSTTGITVSPDAAFDIQAKRIHEYKRQLLNLMGIILQYLRIVEDGIVPPSPAVYVFAGKAAPGYFEAKEIIRLILAVGQTINRDKRAADLLKVVFAADYRVSVAEKLVPAADISEQISTAGTEASGTGNMKFSLNGALTVGTLDGANIEIRQAVGPENFYLFGLTTPEVEDMLSRGAYNPWDYHAAHPEIRRVLDALSAGRFTPGDPGAFHWLHDKLLSPNERYLHLADFMAYVRTKDDMLRDYADTRAWTAKSILNTARMGVFSSDRTIAQYAREIWDIHPVPPEDAK
- a CDS encoding OmpA/MotB family protein; translated protein: MGKKNLKMLMVAIVLIPIALTAYLAKTLYERQGVPQAVESLAKQLFKSKEEERQATEQVRELEKKTEELKTAYDSLLAELQGEVDSKDVRIRRFREKIEINFVDKVLFVSGSAEITPRGQSILGKVGQVLKKVKDRRFFVVGHTDDVPIRSFVFPSNWELSTARASSVIRYVSERHGVDPAQFTAMGRAFYQPVASNETPEGRQENRRVEIIIADLPLFEVEGGEMRSPASSPDGKPSSAEPLESTAPRERDLTLPEADLPKGQAPAAPSAGPASDAAPATPDVPAAPAAEATPPAAAPAPEAATPPADTPTPPQAPEAPATPSLPSPPPAAPAS